In one Vibrio sp. VB16 genomic region, the following are encoded:
- the seqA gene encoding replication initiation negative regulator SeqA — translation MKTIEVDEDLYRYIASQTEHIGESASNILRRLLMVSGDKQVSPQIAEPEVSQEAAPAPVADEPIGIVVSKDAGNVEKVDGVKAMRTLLISDEFATSNKAIDRFMQVLSSLYQVNNTSFAEATQVKGRTRVYFADNEDVLLASGKTTKPRSIPNTPFWVITNNNTSRKRQMVDQLMTRMNFQSDLIEKVCSSI, via the coding sequence ATGAAAACAATTGAAGTTGATGAGGATCTATACCGTTACATTGCGAGTCAGACCGAACATATTGGGGAAAGTGCGTCAAATATATTAAGGCGTCTCCTAATGGTTAGTGGTGACAAGCAAGTTTCACCTCAGATCGCAGAGCCTGAAGTGTCTCAAGAGGCTGCTCCTGCTCCTGTTGCTGACGAGCCCATAGGTATTGTAGTAAGTAAAGATGCCGGTAATGTAGAGAAAGTCGATGGCGTTAAAGCGATGCGTACATTACTTATTTCAGATGAATTTGCCACAAGCAATAAAGCGATTGATCGTTTCATGCAGGTGCTTTCTTCACTCTATCAGGTAAATAATACGAGCTTTGCAGAAGCGACCCAAGTAAAAGGTCGAACTCGCGTCTATTTTGCCGATAATGAAGATGTATTATTGGCAAGTGGGAAGACAACCAAACCCCGCTCGATCCCGAACACTCCGTTTTGGGTTATCACGAACAATAACACCAGCAGAAAACGTCAAATGGTCGACCAGCTCATGACTCGAATGAATTTCCAGTCAGATTTGATAGAAAAAGTGTGCAGTTCGATATAG